The proteins below are encoded in one region of Cucurbita pepo subsp. pepo cultivar mu-cu-16 chromosome LG10, ASM280686v2, whole genome shotgun sequence:
- the LOC111803613 gene encoding ammonium transporter 3 member 2-like isoform X2, with protein sequence MSSSCMLQDHGLRPGLAAAEQSIPYWNNKADNAWQLTAATMVGLQTVPGLVILYGSMVKKKWAVNSAFMALYGFASVLVCWVLWAHRMAFGDRLFWLIGVPGAALSEGYLLSHSPQGCFPMADYVFFQFAFAAITVVLLAGSLLGRMNFGAWMLFVPMWLTVCYTVGAFCIWGNGFIQKYLIDYAGGYVIHLSSGVAGFTAAYWVGPRHSRDRQSFPPNNILHMVFGAGFLWLGWTGFNGGAPFAAGRITSLAILNTHICTATSLLIWVSMDIIVYKKSSVIGAVQGIITGLVCITPGAGLVDSVAAVVMGVLAGLVPWYTMMVLHRKLAFLQCVDDTLGVFHTHAVAGSMGGLLTESSKMASNKLASSSLEQCLLPSGMPSLPALSVT encoded by the exons ATGAGTTCCTCCTGTATGCTTCAAGACCATGGCTTGCGCCCGGGGCTTGCTGCTGCAGAACAATCAATTCCCTACTGGAACAACAAGGCCGACAATGCATGGCAGCTCACGGCAGCCACCATGGTCGGCCTCCAAACTGTTCCGGGGCTGGTCATCCTCTATGGCAGCATGGTGAAGAAAAAATGGGCTGTCAACTCCGCTTTCATGGCACTCTATGGCTTCGCTTCTGTGCTCGTCTGTTGGGTGTTGTGGGCACATCGTATGGCATTCGGTGACCGATTGTTCTGGCTCATTGGTGTGCCTGGCGCAGCGCTGTCTGAAGGGTACCTTCTTTCACATTCTCCACAAGGCTGTTTTCCAATGGCTGACTACGTGTTTTTCCAGTTCGCTTTCGCCGCCATTACTGTCGTGTTGCTCGCCGGGTCCTTGCTGGGAAGGATGAATTTTGGTGCATGGATGCTTTTTGTTCCAATGTGGCTAACTGTTTGTTACACTGTTGGGGCATTCTGTATATGGGGGAATGGGTTTATTCAGAAGTACCTCATTGACTACGCCGGCGGCTAtgtcattcatctttcttctggGGTGGCTGGTTTCACTGCCGCTTACTGG GTCGGGCCACGACACTCCCGCGACAGGCAGAGCTTCCCACCAAACAACATACTGCACATGGTATTCGGTGCAGGGTTTCTTTGGCTGGGCTGGACTGGATTCAATGGAGGAGCTCCATTTGCAGCGGGTCGGATTACGTCGCTAGCCATTTTGAACACGCATATTTGCACAGCAACAAGTCTGTTGATCTGGGTTTCAATGGACATCATAGTATACAAGAAAAGCTCTGTGATTGGTGCAGTTCAAGGGATCATCACTGGCCTTGTCTGTATCACTCCTGGTGCAG GGCTTGTGGACTCGGTCGCAGCTGTGGTGATGGGCGTGCTTGCTGGTTTGGTTCCATGGTACACCATGATGGTGCTGCACAGGAAGCTGGCATTCCTTCAGTGTGTCGACGATACTCTGGGTGTCTTCCACACACATGCTGTGGCTGGCTCCATGGGAGGACTCCTCACAG aaagctcaaagatggCCTCAAACAAATTGGCATCCAGTTCGCTGGAGCAGTGTTTATTACCCTCTGGAATGCCATCTTTACCAGCATTATCTGTTACCTGA
- the LOC111803613 gene encoding ammonium transporter 3 member 2-like isoform X1: MSSSCMLQDHGLRPGLAAAEQSIPYWNNKADNAWQLTAATMVGLQTVPGLVILYGSMVKKKWAVNSAFMALYGFASVLVCWVLWAHRMAFGDRLFWLIGVPGAALSEGYLLSHSPQGCFPMADYVFFQFAFAAITVVLLAGSLLGRMNFGAWMLFVPMWLTVCYTVGAFCIWGNGFIQKYLIDYAGGYVIHLSSGVAGFTAAYWVGPRHSRDRQSFPPNNILHMVFGAGFLWLGWTGFNGGAPFAAGRITSLAILNTHICTATSLLIWVSMDIIVYKKSSVIGAVQGIITGLVCITPGAGLVDSVAAVVMGVLAGLVPWYTMMVLHRKLAFLQCVDDTLGVFHTHAVAGSMGGLLTGFFAKPSLLRMMYPDSLYGPGLLYAISSRKLKDGLKQIGIQFAGAVFITLWNAIFTSIICYLISHIVNLRMKEEDLEIGDDAAHGEEPYALWGDGEKMPSSFRLPHTPRFPSLCRWD; this comes from the exons ATGAGTTCCTCCTGTATGCTTCAAGACCATGGCTTGCGCCCGGGGCTTGCTGCTGCAGAACAATCAATTCCCTACTGGAACAACAAGGCCGACAATGCATGGCAGCTCACGGCAGCCACCATGGTCGGCCTCCAAACTGTTCCGGGGCTGGTCATCCTCTATGGCAGCATGGTGAAGAAAAAATGGGCTGTCAACTCCGCTTTCATGGCACTCTATGGCTTCGCTTCTGTGCTCGTCTGTTGGGTGTTGTGGGCACATCGTATGGCATTCGGTGACCGATTGTTCTGGCTCATTGGTGTGCCTGGCGCAGCGCTGTCTGAAGGGTACCTTCTTTCACATTCTCCACAAGGCTGTTTTCCAATGGCTGACTACGTGTTTTTCCAGTTCGCTTTCGCCGCCATTACTGTCGTGTTGCTCGCCGGGTCCTTGCTGGGAAGGATGAATTTTGGTGCATGGATGCTTTTTGTTCCAATGTGGCTAACTGTTTGTTACACTGTTGGGGCATTCTGTATATGGGGGAATGGGTTTATTCAGAAGTACCTCATTGACTACGCCGGCGGCTAtgtcattcatctttcttctggGGTGGCTGGTTTCACTGCCGCTTACTGG GTCGGGCCACGACACTCCCGCGACAGGCAGAGCTTCCCACCAAACAACATACTGCACATGGTATTCGGTGCAGGGTTTCTTTGGCTGGGCTGGACTGGATTCAATGGAGGAGCTCCATTTGCAGCGGGTCGGATTACGTCGCTAGCCATTTTGAACACGCATATTTGCACAGCAACAAGTCTGTTGATCTGGGTTTCAATGGACATCATAGTATACAAGAAAAGCTCTGTGATTGGTGCAGTTCAAGGGATCATCACTGGCCTTGTCTGTATCACTCCTGGTGCAG GGCTTGTGGACTCGGTCGCAGCTGTGGTGATGGGCGTGCTTGCTGGTTTGGTTCCATGGTACACCATGATGGTGCTGCACAGGAAGCTGGCATTCCTTCAGTGTGTCGACGATACTCTGGGTGTCTTCCACACACATGCTGTGGCTGGCTCCATGGGAGGACTCCTCACAGGTTTCTTTGCTAAACCCAGTCTTTTGAGAATGATGTATCCAGATTCACTATACGGTCCAGGCTTACTGTATGCCATCTCTAgtagaaagctcaaagatggCCTCAAACAAATTGGCATCCAGTTCGCTGGAGCAGTGTTTATTACCCTCTGGAATGCCATCTTTACCAGCATTATCTGTTACCTGATTAGCCATATTGTTAACttaagaatgaaagaagaggACCTGGAAATTGGCGACGATGCTGCTCATGGAGAAGAACCCTATGCGTTGTGGGGCGACGGAGAGAAGATGCCATCTTCCTTTCGTCTTCCACACACCCCTAGGTTCCCATCATTATGCAGGTGGGATTAG
- the LOC111803614 gene encoding ankyrin repeat domain-containing protein, chloroplastic isoform X1 produces the protein MSLAASLNIPVAKVVFLSNSPLSLPNSTKLSFVSLPRRPNRVCSVNSSSHNSYSIQPDELEDFVIGDCVIFEDGVFDDPYVLDDSNAEHYSPRTTKSKTKNGVVEIKPENLVPDEWKEVQAEINITKKERRKIAQELEFGTRVEKKKQGLVPLRSVNLEEYLSFKEAKLAQLKPLVLDNPSSFPETEEVNSAEGVKEVKGGEMSGSSERVAPKNPKWAVYGRGLEDVSEFFNSVQYQPADKKAEGPRKLFSKEEKAMLNKRVPDLASAHSDMWLPLHTLVGSGEFYLVDELLKNNVDINAMDKVGFTALHRAIIAKKQAITNYLLRESANPFVRDKDGATLMHYAVQTASSMAIKVLLLYNVDINLQDKHGWTPLHLAVQARRTDVVRLLLIKGADKTLKNVEGLTPLDICLCSGQDTKTYELIKLLKQLPKPSKLPS, from the exons ATGTCACTCGCAGCTTCTCTCAATATTCCGGTAGCTAAAGTCGTCTTCCTCTCGAATTCGCCGCTTTCTCTTCCCAATTCTACCAAGCTTTCCTTCGTATCTCTTCCCAGACGCCCAAACAGAGTTTGTTCGGTTAACTCTTCTTCCCACAACTCTTACTCTATCCAACCAGATGAGTTAGAAGACTTTGTTATCGGCGATTGCGTTATCTTCGAAGACGGCGTGTTTGACGACCCGTATGTGTTGGATGATTCGAATGCGGAGCATTACAGTCCGCGAACAACGAAGTCTAAGACAAAGAATGGCGTTGTGGAAATTAAGCCCGAAAATCTGGTGCCGGATGAGTGGAAAGAAGTGCAAGCGGAGATTAACATCACCAAGAAAGAGAGGCGGAAGATTGCTCAGGAATTGGAGTTTGGTACTCGAgttgagaagaagaagcaaggGCTTGTTCCTTTGAGGAGTGTGAATTTGGAGGAGTATTTGTCGTTTAAGGAGGCCAAGTTGGCGCAGTTGAAGCCACTTGTTCTTGATAATCCTTCTAGTTTCCCGGAGACTGAGGAAGTTAACAGCGCGGAAGGTGTTAAGGAAGTGAAAGGAGGCGAAATGAGCGGGTCGAGCGAGCGTGTGGCGCCAAAAAATCCCAAGTGGGCGGTTTATGGTAGGGGTCTGGAGGATGTTTCAGAATTCTTTAACAGTGTACAATATCAACCTGCTGATAAAAAAGCTGAAG GACCTCGCaagttattttcaaaagaggaaaaggcTATGCTGAATAAAAGGGTGCCTGATCTTGCTTCTGCTCACTCT GACATGTGGTTGCCTCTACATACTCTTGTCGGATCTGGCGAATTTTACCTTGTAGATGAACTACTGAAAAACAATGTTGATATCAATGCCATGGACAAG GTTGGTTTCACAGCTCTTCACAGGGCCATAATTGCAAAAAAGCAAGCCATAACTAATTATCTTTTACGAGAAAGTGCTAATCCTTTTGTTCGTGATAAG GATGGGGCAACTTTGATGCATTATGCTGTCCAAACTGCTTCGAGTATGGCAATTAAAGTTCTTCTATTATATAATGTTGATATAAACCTTCAGGATAAA CATGGGTGGACGCCGCTGCATCTTGCTGTTCAGGCTCGTCGAACAGATGTAGTCAGGCTTCTATTAATTAAAGGAGCTGATAAGACACTAAAAAATGTG GAAGGGTTAACCCCATTGGACATTTGCCTCTGTTCTGGTCAAGACACAAAAACTTATGAACTAATAAAGCTGTTGAAACAGCTTCCAAAGCCAAGTAAACTGCCTTCATGA
- the LOC111803614 gene encoding ankyrin repeat domain-containing protein, chloroplastic isoform X2, with product MSLAASLNIPVAKVVFLSNSPLSLPNSTKLSFVSLPRRPNRVCSVNSSSHNSYSIQPDELEDFVIGDCVIFEDGVFDDPYVLDDSNAEHYSPRTTKSKTKNGVVEIKPENLVPDEWKEVQAEINITKKERRKIAQELEFGTRVEKKKQGLVPLRSVNLEEYLSFKEAKLAQLKPLVLDNPSSFPETEEVNSAEGVKEVKGGEMSGSSERVAPKNPKWAVYGRGLEDVSEFFNSVQYQPADKKAEGPRKLFSKEEKAMLNKRVPDLASAHSDMWLPLHTLVGSGEFYLVDELLKNNVDINAMDKVGFTALHRAIIAKKQAITNYLLRESANPFVRDKHGWTPLHLAVQARRTDVVRLLLIKGADKTLKNVEGLTPLDICLCSGQDTKTYELIKLLKQLPKPSKLPS from the exons ATGTCACTCGCAGCTTCTCTCAATATTCCGGTAGCTAAAGTCGTCTTCCTCTCGAATTCGCCGCTTTCTCTTCCCAATTCTACCAAGCTTTCCTTCGTATCTCTTCCCAGACGCCCAAACAGAGTTTGTTCGGTTAACTCTTCTTCCCACAACTCTTACTCTATCCAACCAGATGAGTTAGAAGACTTTGTTATCGGCGATTGCGTTATCTTCGAAGACGGCGTGTTTGACGACCCGTATGTGTTGGATGATTCGAATGCGGAGCATTACAGTCCGCGAACAACGAAGTCTAAGACAAAGAATGGCGTTGTGGAAATTAAGCCCGAAAATCTGGTGCCGGATGAGTGGAAAGAAGTGCAAGCGGAGATTAACATCACCAAGAAAGAGAGGCGGAAGATTGCTCAGGAATTGGAGTTTGGTACTCGAgttgagaagaagaagcaaggGCTTGTTCCTTTGAGGAGTGTGAATTTGGAGGAGTATTTGTCGTTTAAGGAGGCCAAGTTGGCGCAGTTGAAGCCACTTGTTCTTGATAATCCTTCTAGTTTCCCGGAGACTGAGGAAGTTAACAGCGCGGAAGGTGTTAAGGAAGTGAAAGGAGGCGAAATGAGCGGGTCGAGCGAGCGTGTGGCGCCAAAAAATCCCAAGTGGGCGGTTTATGGTAGGGGTCTGGAGGATGTTTCAGAATTCTTTAACAGTGTACAATATCAACCTGCTGATAAAAAAGCTGAAG GACCTCGCaagttattttcaaaagaggaaaaggcTATGCTGAATAAAAGGGTGCCTGATCTTGCTTCTGCTCACTCT GACATGTGGTTGCCTCTACATACTCTTGTCGGATCTGGCGAATTTTACCTTGTAGATGAACTACTGAAAAACAATGTTGATATCAATGCCATGGACAAG GTTGGTTTCACAGCTCTTCACAGGGCCATAATTGCAAAAAAGCAAGCCATAACTAATTATCTTTTACGAGAAAGTGCTAATCCTTTTGTTCGTGATAAG CATGGGTGGACGCCGCTGCATCTTGCTGTTCAGGCTCGTCGAACAGATGTAGTCAGGCTTCTATTAATTAAAGGAGCTGATAAGACACTAAAAAATGTG GAAGGGTTAACCCCATTGGACATTTGCCTCTGTTCTGGTCAAGACACAAAAACTTATGAACTAATAAAGCTGTTGAAACAGCTTCCAAAGCCAAGTAAACTGCCTTCATGA